One window of Trifolium pratense cultivar HEN17-A07 linkage group LG5, ARS_RC_1.1, whole genome shotgun sequence genomic DNA carries:
- the LOC123886089 gene encoding uncharacterized protein LOC123886089: protein MAGHNDLAIANALNNIAQAFGNIQGNAEEERLDRFLKNDPPMFKGMYDPEGAQDWLQEIERIFMAMASTDAQRVTLATHMLKGEADRWWGNARQRMQATDILITWAGFKGAFLEKYFPADVQSKKEMEFLGLSQGTMSVAEYAAKFEDLIRYCPHYNNAENERSKCVKFENGLRPEIKAEPGHISTECDKPWKTRDATPSKGKVFGLWGSKSDA, encoded by the exons ATGGCCGGACATAATGACCTAGCTATTGCAAACGCGTTGAACAATATTGCCCAGGCCTTTGGGAATATTCAGGGTAATGCGGAGGAAGAGAGGCTGGATAGGTTTTTGAAGAATGACCCTCCCATGTTCAAAGGGATGTATGATCCTGAGGGTGCACAGGATTGGCTTCAGGAGATTGAAAGAATATTCATGGCTATGGCGTCGACAGACGCACAGAGGGTGACGTTGGCAACCCATATGTTGAAGGGGGAGGCTGACCGTTGGTGGGGCAACGCGCGGCAGAGAATGCAAGCGACAGACATCCTAATCACTTGGGCCGGGTTCAAAGGGGCCTTCTTGGAAAAGTACTTCCCTGCTGATGTTCAGAGCAAGAAAGAGATGGAATTCTTGGGGCTGAGCCAAGGTACTATGTCGGTGGCCGAATATGCTGCCAAATTTGAAGACCTGATAAGATATTGTCCCCACTACAACAATGCTGAGAATGAGAGGTCGAAGTGCGTCAAATTCGAGAATGGCTTGCGACCAGAGATCAAGGCAG AGCCAGGCCATATTAGTACCGAGTGTGACAAACCATGGAAGACACGAGATGCTACTCCATCGAAAGGGAAGGTGTTCGGCTTGTGGGGCTCGAAGTCAGATGCATGA